The following proteins come from a genomic window of Gynuella sunshinyii YC6258:
- a CDS encoding MobA/MobL family protein yields MRFSLREKEKTEVLFMAIFYCQTSLIARSKGRSATAAAAYRAAEKIMDERTGIINDYERKKGVLNKFVFNSAGLSREELWNLAEISEKRSDSRVAREWILALPHELRRDAHHRIIEQFSQALIAQYQVAIDVCVHAPGRGGDNRNLHAHLLMTTRPMDAAGELGKLKTFLEWSDAKLRKNGLPTGRQQIDAIREKWSSIVNSELEAAGLDERISHLSLQEQGITDKIPEIHVGPLNMQLARMGYHERASRWQLNEAIKAQNNIIDIQTARIARMQSQQQTIETNDAQASQKPAAGFGGLAASQEAADEAYQQAKKRMEAQQKQVTEQANEERWKPAQIDPNRGSVISMFQADTQGVYRWTKGKNEGAEAFRDSGKAIHSQTLNSWALAAELELAQQKVQDREWKEIRAFGSEEYRRAVWIQGQTMGIQVEGYKPTKEELAKYGQAPAQGLAADQKSAAEAAQSRFQQDQKYQNKFEKNNGATNTPDNTNSSSSRSPKM; encoded by the coding sequence ATGCGTTTTTCGCTGCGCGAAAAAGAGAAAACCGAGGTTCTTTTCATGGCCATTTTTTATTGCCAAACATCGCTCATTGCTCGTTCGAAAGGGCGAAGCGCTACGGCTGCGGCGGCGTATCGCGCAGCGGAAAAAATCATGGATGAAAGAACCGGAATTATTAACGATTACGAACGCAAAAAAGGTGTGTTGAATAAGTTTGTTTTTAACAGTGCTGGACTGTCCCGAGAAGAGTTATGGAATCTGGCAGAAATATCAGAGAAGCGCTCAGATTCCAGGGTGGCCAGAGAGTGGATTCTTGCGCTGCCACATGAACTTCGAAGAGATGCGCATCACCGAATTATTGAGCAATTTTCTCAAGCGCTTATTGCTCAATACCAGGTTGCTATTGACGTTTGCGTGCATGCGCCAGGTCGAGGAGGAGACAACCGAAATTTGCACGCCCATTTATTGATGACTACTCGCCCAATGGACGCGGCTGGAGAACTGGGAAAACTGAAAACATTCCTTGAATGGAGCGATGCCAAACTCCGAAAAAATGGATTACCAACAGGGCGACAACAAATAGATGCGATCAGGGAAAAGTGGAGTTCCATTGTGAACTCCGAATTGGAGGCTGCCGGTCTCGATGAGCGCATCTCTCACCTATCCCTACAGGAGCAGGGAATCACAGACAAAATTCCTGAAATCCACGTTGGCCCGTTGAACATGCAACTGGCCAGGATGGGCTACCACGAGCGGGCCTCTCGCTGGCAGCTAAATGAAGCAATCAAGGCTCAAAACAACATTATTGATATTCAAACCGCGAGGATTGCACGTATGCAAAGCCAACAACAAACCATTGAAACAAACGATGCTCAGGCATCTCAAAAACCAGCAGCCGGTTTTGGCGGCCTTGCCGCTTCACAGGAGGCAGCAGACGAGGCTTACCAGCAGGCTAAAAAACGTATGGAGGCACAGCAAAAACAAGTTACGGAACAGGCTAATGAGGAGCGTTGGAAACCTGCACAGATCGACCCTAACCGGGGCAGCGTGATCAGCATGTTTCAGGCTGATACTCAAGGTGTATACCGCTGGACGAAAGGGAAAAATGAGGGCGCGGAGGCCTTCCGCGATTCTGGAAAGGCAATTCACAGCCAGACTTTAAATTCATGGGCTCTGGCGGCTGAGTTGGAACTGGCTCAGCAGAAAGTACAGGATAGAGAGTGGAAGGAAATTCGCGCGTTCGGCTCCGAAGAATACCGCCGAGCCGTGTGGATTCAGGGGCAAACAATGGGGATTCAGGTCGAGGGCTATAAGCCTACGAAAGAAGAGCTGGCGAAATATGGACAAGCGCCTGCCCAAGGGTTGGCGGCGGATCAAAAATCAGCGGCAGAAGCCGCTCAAAGCCGCTTCCAGCAAGATCAAAAATATCAGAACAAGTTCGAGAAAAACAACGGCGCAACCAATACACCGGACAACACAAATTCCAGTTCCTCACGTAGTCCGAAAATGTAA